One segment of Brassica napus cultivar Da-Ae chromosome C3, Da-Ae, whole genome shotgun sequence DNA contains the following:
- the LOC106375013 gene encoding GDSL esterase/lipase 3-like, with translation MESSQLFFIIMFLYTIVLSIISINCTEKNNNLVTNQAALFVFGDSLFDAGNYKYINNNSAFQSNFFPYGQTTFKFPTGRVSDGRLITDFIAENAWLPLIPPNLQPSNSNNQFTYGANFAFGGAGALVETFPGMVIDLGTQLNSFKNVVRSLKSALGDAEAKTIFSRAVYLFNIGGNDLVYPLVANSSLFQSNTKEKFVDFVIGNTTSVVEEVYKIGGRKFGFLNIGAYECAPVISILDTTNIGSCSKPLAELIYLYNKKFPDALRRLQRELSGFRYAFHDYHTSLLERINNPSKYGFKEGKMGCCGSGPLRGINTCGNQMGKSYELCENVTDYLFFDASHLTEKAHRQITELIWSGPPNVTGPYNLQALFELN, from the exons ATGGAAAGCTCTCAACTATTTTTTATCATCATGTTCCTCTACACAATAGTCTTATCGATAATCTCAATCAACTGCACAGAGAAGAATAACAATCTCGTCACAAACCAAGCTGCTTTGTTCGTGTTCGGAGATTCTCTGTTCGATGCCGGAAACTACAAATACATCAATAATAATTCAGCTTTCCAATCAAATTTCTTTCCGTACGGTCAAACCACTTTCAAGTTTCCAACCGGAAGAGTCTCTGACGGACGTTTGATTACCGATTTCATag CTGAGAACGCATGGTTACCACTGATCCCACCAAATCTACAACCAAGCAATAGTAACAATCAATTTACCTATGGAGCTAATTTTGCTTTTGGCGGTGCTGGAGCTTTGGTGGAAACCTTTCCAGGAATG GTGATAGATTTGGGAACACAGTTAAATAGCTTCAAGAACGTTGTCAGGAGCTTGAAATCTGCATTAGGAGATGCAGAGGCTAAGACGATTTTCTCAAGAGCTGTTTATCTGTTTAATATCGGAGGCAACGACTTAGTTTATCCCTTAGTTGCAAACTCTTCACTTTTTCAGTCCAATACCAAAGAAAAATTCGTTGATTTTGTTATTGGTAACACAACATCCGTGGTCGAG GAAGTGTATAAAATAGGAGGAAGAAAGTTTGGATTCTTGAATATTGGAGCATACGAGTGTGCACCAGTCATATCGATTTTAGACACAACAAACATAGGATCATGTTCCAAACCACTCGCTGAGCTGATATATTTGTACAACAAGAAGTTTCCGGATGCTTTACGGCGGCTACAACGTGAACTTTCCGGATTCAGATATGCCTTTCACGACTATCACACTTCTTTGTTGGAAAGAATCAACAATCCTTCTAAATACG gGTTTAAGGAAGGTAAGATGGGATGTTGTGGAAGTGGACCACTGAGAGGAATTAATACTTGTGGGAATCAAATGGGAAAAAGTTACGAATTATGCGAAAACGTTACCGATTACTTGTTTTTCGATGCCTCTCATTTGACAGAGAAGGCCCATCGACAAATCACAGAGCTGATATGGAGCGGACCGCCTAATGTCACTGGACCTTATAATCTTCAAGCTTTATTTGAACTTAATTGA
- the LOC106377318 gene encoding GDSL esterase/lipase 3-like, with protein MESSRLFSTILFLYTIILSISSINCKENNNNLITNQAALFVFGDSLFDVGNNNYINTTTRSNFFPYGQTFFKVPTGRVSDGRLITDFIAEKAWLPLIPPNLQPGNSNSQLTYGVNFASAGAGALVETFPGMVIDLGTQLNSFRNVERSLRSALGDAEAKKIFSRAVYMFSIGSNDLFFPLVANSSLFQSNTKERFVDFVIGNTTSVLEEVYKMGGRKFGFLNMGAYECAPPSLLLDPTNIGSCSKPVAELINLHNKKFPDALNRLQRELSGFRYALHDYHTSLLDRINNPSKYGFKVGQMGCCGSGPFRGINTCGGRMGQSYELCENVNDYLFFDSSHLTEKAHQQIAELVWSGPPNVTRPYNLKALFELN; from the exons ATGGAAAGCTCTCGACTATTTTCAACCATCTTGTTCCTCTACACAATTATCTTATCGATAAGCTCAATCAACTGCAAAGAGAATAATAACAATCTCATCACAAACCAAGCTGCTTTGTTCGTGTTCGGAGATTCTCTGTTCGATGTCGGAAACAACAACTATATCAATACTACCACCCGATCCAATTTCTTTCCCTATGGTCAAACCTTTTTCAAGGTTCCTACTGGAAGGGTTTCTGACGGACGTTTGATTACCGATTTCATCg CTGAGAAGGCATGGTTACCGTTGATCCCACCAAATCTACAACCAGGCAACAGTAACAGTCAGTTGACCTACGGAGTTAACTTTGCTTCTGCTGGTGCTGGAGCTTTGGTAGAAACCTTTCCCGGAATg GTGATAGATTTGGGAACACAGTTAAATAGCTTCAGGAACGTGGAAAGGAGCTTGAGATCTGCACTAGGAGATGCAGAGGCCAAAAAGATTTTCTCAAGAGCAGTTTATATGTTTAGTATCGGAAGCAACGATTTATTTTTTCCCTTGGTGGCAAACTCTTCACTTTTCCAATCCAATACCAAAGAGAGATTCGTTGATTTTGTTATTGGTAACACGACATCCGTGCTCGAG GAAGTGTATAAAATGGGAGGAAGGAAGTTTGGATTCTTGAATATGGGAGCATACGAGTGTGCACCACCCTCGTTGCTCTTGGACCCAACAAACATAGGATCTTGTTCCAAACCAGTCGCTGAGCTGATCAATTTGCACAATAAGAAGTTTCCGGATGCTTTAAACCGGCTACAACGTGAACTTTCCGGATTTAGATATGCTCTTCACGACTATCACACTTCTTTGTTGGATAGAATTAACAATCCTTCTAAATATG GGTTTAAAGTCGGGCAGATGGGATGTTGTGGAAGCGGACCATTTAGAGGAATCAATACTTGTGGAGGCCGAATGGGACAAAGTTACGAATTATGCGAAAATGTTAACGATTACTTGTTTTTCGATTCATCACATTTGACAGAGAAGGCACATCAACAAATCGCAGAGCTGGTATGGAGTGGACCGCCTAACGTCACCAGACCGTACAATCTCAAAGCTTTATTTGAGCTTAACTAA